Proteins encoded together in one Solanum lycopersicum chromosome 7, SLM_r2.1 window:
- the LOC101251106 gene encoding syntaxin-132 isoform X1, with amino-acid sequence MNDLLADSSFIAGKDNASKESDIEMGNRFTRSQSDSGIDSFNKQIQEIEKQVDRLSGLLKTLKDANEETKSVTKASAMKAIRKRMEKDIDEVGKIARNVKAKIEATNKENLANLQKPGCGKGTSVDRSRTNMTNSLTKKFRDVMTEFQTLRQRIDNEYREVVERRVITVTGTRPDEETINNLIETGNSEQIFQNAIQGMGRGQVLSTVEEIQERHDAVKEIERKLLDLHQIYLDMAVLVEAQGDLLDNIETQVTNTIDYVQSGAIALQTAKKLQKRSRKCMFISIIVFLIIVGIIVLPFIIKSQPWKSNKGA; translated from the exons atgaatGATCTTCTAGCG GATTCAAGTTTTATTGCTGGCAAAGATAATGCTTCCAAAGAATCCGATATCGAGATGGGAAACCGATTTACGAGGAGCCAGTCAGATTCTGGAATCGACAGCTTTAACAAGCAG ATACAAGAAATCGAGAAACAAGTTGATAGACTTTCTGGTTTACTGAAGACTCTTAAG GATGCTAATGAGGAAACAAAGTCCGTAACTAAAGCATCAGCAATGAAAG CTATAAGGAAGCGGATGGAGAAAGATATAGATGAAGTTGGGAAGATTGCAAGAAATGTCAAAGCAAAAATAGAAGCAACTAATAAAGAG AACTTGGCTAATCTACAAAAGCCTGGATGCGGAAAGGGTACAAGTGTTGACAGATCAAGGACAAATATGACCAA TTCCTTGACAAAGAAGTTCAGAGATGTTATGACAGAATTTCAG ACATTAAGGCAGAGGATAGACAATGAATATCGCGAGGTTGTAGAGCGAAGGGTGATCACAG TAACTGGAACCAGACCAGATGAGGAG ACAATCAACAACCTGATCGAAACTGGAAACAGTGAACAAATCTTCCAGAACGCTATCCAAGGAATGGGACGAGGACAG GTCTTAAGCACCGTAGAGGAAATTCAGGAAAGACACGATGCAGTGAAGGAAATTGAGAGAAAACTTCTTGATCTGCATCAGATATATCTTGATATGGCTGTTCTGGTTGAAGCTCAAGGAGACTTGTTAGATAATATCGAAACACAG GTGACAAATACAATTGATTATGTCCAATCAGGGGCTATTGCTCTTCAGACCGCAAAGAAATTACAGAAGAGGTCTCGAAAATGCATGTTTATTAGCATTATAGTTTTCTTAATTATAGTAGGCATAATAGTTCTCCCCTTCATCATCAAATCTCAACCTTGGAAGAGTAACAAGGGAGCTTAA